In Sporichthyaceae bacterium, a genomic segment contains:
- a CDS encoding HAMP domain-containing sensor histidine kinase produces MGSPGHLERQVSLRMRVQRVILGAAGVALLLFAVPLAIAVGVLVHSDAVTDLQRDATRAVASVGDGPVQPGQPLTIPTSEDSARIAVYTTDGARGWGHGPDRSGLAARAADADSHDGRESGEIAVVVPVITDGQVVGSVRAALPLQGLILQIAGWWAALIALAAAAMIAVRILARRLAGGVAAPVEQLTVAARALGDGAFDLALPRSGVRETDEAGAALLDTARRIGAVVHRERAFTRDVSHQLRTPLAGLLTGLETAAADPAAHCEAVDTALDRARQLQTIVDDLILVRGSALDAQCDVAAEARAAVQRLRPPESRRVQLRCDDVPAARCAPAVVRQVLNVLLDNAIRHGAGEITVTVEALGDSVVVEVADEGLGFTTDAAPGTGLRLAGDLAESVYGALLIRRRGPRPRVAVLVPAVPEQVQVGSIPT; encoded by the coding sequence GTGGGCAGTCCCGGCCACCTCGAACGTCAGGTCTCGCTGCGTATGCGCGTGCAGCGGGTCATCCTCGGCGCGGCCGGGGTGGCGTTGCTGCTGTTCGCGGTGCCATTGGCCATCGCGGTGGGCGTGCTGGTGCACAGCGACGCGGTCACCGATCTGCAGCGGGATGCCACCCGCGCAGTGGCGTCGGTCGGCGACGGCCCGGTGCAACCGGGGCAACCGCTGACGATTCCGACCTCCGAGGACTCCGCGCGCATCGCCGTCTACACCACCGACGGCGCGCGCGGCTGGGGACACGGGCCGGATCGTTCCGGGCTGGCCGCCAGGGCCGCGGACGCCGATTCGCACGACGGCCGCGAATCCGGCGAGATCGCCGTGGTGGTCCCGGTGATCACTGACGGGCAGGTCGTCGGCAGCGTGCGCGCTGCCTTGCCGCTGCAGGGCCTGATCCTGCAGATCGCCGGCTGGTGGGCAGCGCTGATCGCGTTGGCCGCGGCCGCCATGATCGCCGTACGGATCCTGGCCCGGCGGTTGGCGGGCGGTGTGGCCGCGCCGGTGGAGCAACTGACGGTGGCCGCACGGGCGCTGGGCGACGGCGCGTTCGACCTGGCGCTGCCCCGATCCGGGGTGCGGGAGACCGACGAGGCCGGCGCCGCACTGTTGGACACCGCGCGGCGCATCGGCGCGGTGGTGCACCGGGAACGTGCCTTCACCCGCGACGTGTCGCACCAACTGCGCACGCCACTGGCCGGCCTGCTCACCGGGCTGGAAACCGCCGCGGCCGACCCCGCCGCGCACTGCGAGGCGGTGGACACCGCGTTGGACCGGGCCCGCCAACTGCAGACCATCGTCGATGACCTGATCCTGGTCCGGGGCAGCGCGTTGGACGCCCAGTGTGACGTGGCCGCGGAGGCCCGCGCCGCGGTGCAGCGGCTGCGCCCGCCGGAGTCCCGGCGGGTGCAGTTGCGTTGCGACGATGTACCCGCGGCGCGCTGCGCCCCCGCGGTGGTCCGCCAGGTGCTCAATGTGCTGTTGGACAACGCGATCCGGCACGGGGCCGGCGAGATCACCGTCACCGTCGAGGCGCTCGGCGACTCGGTGGTGGTGGAGGTCGCGGACGAGGGGCTCGGCTTCACCACCGACGCGGCGCCGGGTACCGGGCTGCGGTTGGCCGGAGACCTGGCCGAATCGGTGTACGGGGCGCTGCTGATTCGACGACGCGGACCCCGTCCGCGCGTCGCGGTGCTGGTGCCCGCGGTGCCGGAGCAGGTTCAGGTCGGCTCGATTCCC